One Oncorhynchus nerka isolate Pitt River linkage group LG5, Oner_Uvic_2.0, whole genome shotgun sequence genomic window carries:
- the LOC115129620 gene encoding 5'-AMP-activated protein kinase subunit gamma-1-like isoform X4, which translates to MYPPLFCLRLTPDPTPIPLALCIPLETPAPNIDPTGLWDRQGERSLHVAGSSVYCWIMFQEMREELKNSEADAEMYMKFMKSHCCYEAIPTSCKLVIFDTTLQNILFLLNSAQIFSLHFPRERSWSLLVKKAFFALVANGLRAAPLWDSKTQRFVGMLTITDFINILHRYYRSPLVQMNELERHQIGTWRGDSFKCVPAILQPLSSQYRSRRQPLRRHLFPTEYSTQKETVPKPCFMQKTIQDVGIGTFRNIATVQQTASVYDALSVFVERRVSALPVVNEQGKVVALYSRFDVINLAAQKTYNNLNMSMQEAIRRRCCFIEGVIKCLPDETLETVIDRIIKAEVHRLVLVDKEDVCRGIISLSDLLQAMVLSPAGIDALLAPVGVRPPCPSSIFHRL; encoded by the exons ATGTACCCACCCCTTTTCTGCCTGCGCCTCACCCCAGACCCCACCCCCATCCCCTTGGCCCTCTGCATACCACTTGAGACTCCTGCTCCTAATATAGACCCAACTGGTTTGTGGGacaggcagggggagaggagccTGCATGTAGCAGGATCTAGCGTTTATTGTTGG ATCATGTTTCAAGAGATGCGTGAAGAATTGAAGAATTCAG AGGCTGATGCTGAGATGTACATGAAGTTCATGAAAAGTCATTGCTGCTATGAGGCCATTCCAACCAGCTGTAAACTGGTCATATTTGACACAACACTACAA AACATACTCTTCCTGCTGAACTCAGCCCAGATATTCTCCCTCCACTTCCCAAGGGAAAGGTCATGGTCCCTTTTG GTGAAGAAAGCCTTTTTCGCTCTTGTAGCAAACGGCTTGAGAGCTGCACCTCTCTGGGATAGCAAGACACAGAGGTTTGTGG GTATGCTGACTATAACAGATTTCATCAACATTCTCCATCGTTACTACAGGTCCCCATTG GTTCAAATGAACGAGCTGGAGAGGCATCAAATTGGAACATGGCGAGGTGATTCATTCAA atgtGTACCTGCAATACTCCAACCACTGTCTTCACAGTATCGCTCCAGACGCCAG CCTCTTCGACGCCATCTATTCCCTACTGAG TACTCTACACAGAAAGAGACAGTCCCAAAACCCTGCTTCATGCAGAAGACGATCCAGGACGTTGGGATCGGGACATTCCGGAACATTGCCACGGTCCAGCAGACGGCCTCAGTCTATGATGCCCTGTCTGTGTTTGTAGAGAGGAGGGTCTCCGCACTGCCCGTAGTAAACGAGCAAG GCAAGGTGGTGGCTCTCTACTCCAGATTTGATGTGATT AATCTGGCTGCCCAGAAGACATACAACAACCTGAACATGTCCATGCAGGAGGCCATCCGACGGCGCTGCTGTTTCATTGAGGGAGTCATCAAGTGCCTCCCCGACGAGACCCTGGAGACCGTCATTGATCGCATAATTAAGGCTGAG GTCCATCGGCTGGTCCTGGTGGACAAAGAGGACGTGTGCAGGgggatcatctctctctctgacctgctcCAGGCCATGGTGTTAAGCCCGGCAGGTATTGATGCCCTTTTAGCACCTGTGGGAGTCCGGCCCCCTTGCCCTTCCTCCATCTTCCACCGCCTCTAG
- the LOC115129620 gene encoding 5'-AMP-activated protein kinase subunit gamma-1-like isoform X8: MYPPLFCLRLTPDPTPIPLALCIPLETPAPNIDPTGLWDRQGERSLHVAGSSVYCWIMFQEMREELKNSGMLTITDFINILHRYYRSPLVQMNELERHQIGTWRDVYLQYSNHCLHSIAPDASLFDAIYSLLRYKIHRLPVIDPVSGNVLHILTHKRILKFLHIFYSTQKETVPKPCFMQKTIQDVGIGTFRNIATVQQTASVYDALSVFVERRVSALPVVNEQGKVVALYSRFDVINLAAQKTYNNLNMSMQEAIRRRCCFIEGVIKCLPDETLETVIDRIIKAEVHRLVLVDKEDVCRGIISLSDLLQAMVLSPAGIDALLAPVGVRPPCPSSIFHRL; the protein is encoded by the exons ATGTACCCACCCCTTTTCTGCCTGCGCCTCACCCCAGACCCCACCCCCATCCCCTTGGCCCTCTGCATACCACTTGAGACTCCTGCTCCTAATATAGACCCAACTGGTTTGTGGGacaggcagggggagaggagccTGCATGTAGCAGGATCTAGCGTTTATTGTTGG ATCATGTTTCAAGAGATGCGTGAAGAATTGAAGAATTCAG GTATGCTGACTATAACAGATTTCATCAACATTCTCCATCGTTACTACAGGTCCCCATTG GTTCAAATGAACGAGCTGGAGAGGCATCAAATTGGAACATGGCGAG atgtGTACCTGCAATACTCCAACCACTGTCTTCACAGTATCGCTCCAGACGCCAG CCTCTTCGACGCCATCTATTCCCTACTGAGGTATAAGATCCACAGATTGCCGGTTATCGATCCCGTGTCCGGAAATGTCTTACACATTCTCACGCACAAGCGAATCCTCAAGTTTCTCCATATATTT TACTCTACACAGAAAGAGACAGTCCCAAAACCCTGCTTCATGCAGAAGACGATCCAGGACGTTGGGATCGGGACATTCCGGAACATTGCCACGGTCCAGCAGACGGCCTCAGTCTATGATGCCCTGTCTGTGTTTGTAGAGAGGAGGGTCTCCGCACTGCCCGTAGTAAACGAGCAAG GCAAGGTGGTGGCTCTCTACTCCAGATTTGATGTGATT AATCTGGCTGCCCAGAAGACATACAACAACCTGAACATGTCCATGCAGGAGGCCATCCGACGGCGCTGCTGTTTCATTGAGGGAGTCATCAAGTGCCTCCCCGACGAGACCCTGGAGACCGTCATTGATCGCATAATTAAGGCTGAG GTCCATCGGCTGGTCCTGGTGGACAAAGAGGACGTGTGCAGGgggatcatctctctctctgacctgctcCAGGCCATGGTGTTAAGCCCGGCAGGTATTGATGCCCTTTTAGCACCTGTGGGAGTCCGGCCCCCTTGCCCTTCCTCCATCTTCCACCGCCTCTAG
- the LOC115129620 gene encoding 5'-AMP-activated protein kinase subunit gamma-1-like isoform X1 → MYPPLFCLRLTPDPTPIPLALCIPLETPAPNIDPTGLWDRQGERSLHVAGSSVYCWIMFQEMREELKNSEADAEMYMKFMKSHCCYEAIPTSCKLVIFDTTLQNILFLLNSAQIFSLHFPRERSWSLLVKKAFFALVANGLRAAPLWDSKTQRFVGMLTITDFINILHRYYRSPLVQMNELERHQIGTWRDVYLQYSNHCLHSIAPDASLFDAIYSLLRYKIHRLPVIDPVSGNVLHILTHKRILKFLHIFYSTQKETVPKPCFMQKTIQDVGIGTFRNIATVQQTASVYDALSVFVERRVSALPVVNEQGKVVALYSRFDVINLAAQKTYNNLNMSMQEAIRRRCCFIEGVIKCLPDETLETVIDRIIKAEVHRLVLVDKEDVCRGIISLSDLLQAMVLSPAGIDALLAPVGVRPPCPSSIFHRL, encoded by the exons ATGTACCCACCCCTTTTCTGCCTGCGCCTCACCCCAGACCCCACCCCCATCCCCTTGGCCCTCTGCATACCACTTGAGACTCCTGCTCCTAATATAGACCCAACTGGTTTGTGGGacaggcagggggagaggagccTGCATGTAGCAGGATCTAGCGTTTATTGTTGG ATCATGTTTCAAGAGATGCGTGAAGAATTGAAGAATTCAG AGGCTGATGCTGAGATGTACATGAAGTTCATGAAAAGTCATTGCTGCTATGAGGCCATTCCAACCAGCTGTAAACTGGTCATATTTGACACAACACTACAA AACATACTCTTCCTGCTGAACTCAGCCCAGATATTCTCCCTCCACTTCCCAAGGGAAAGGTCATGGTCCCTTTTG GTGAAGAAAGCCTTTTTCGCTCTTGTAGCAAACGGCTTGAGAGCTGCACCTCTCTGGGATAGCAAGACACAGAGGTTTGTGG GTATGCTGACTATAACAGATTTCATCAACATTCTCCATCGTTACTACAGGTCCCCATTG GTTCAAATGAACGAGCTGGAGAGGCATCAAATTGGAACATGGCGAG atgtGTACCTGCAATACTCCAACCACTGTCTTCACAGTATCGCTCCAGACGCCAG CCTCTTCGACGCCATCTATTCCCTACTGAGGTATAAGATCCACAGATTGCCGGTTATCGATCCCGTGTCCGGAAATGTCTTACACATTCTCACGCACAAGCGAATCCTCAAGTTTCTCCATATATTT TACTCTACACAGAAAGAGACAGTCCCAAAACCCTGCTTCATGCAGAAGACGATCCAGGACGTTGGGATCGGGACATTCCGGAACATTGCCACGGTCCAGCAGACGGCCTCAGTCTATGATGCCCTGTCTGTGTTTGTAGAGAGGAGGGTCTCCGCACTGCCCGTAGTAAACGAGCAAG GCAAGGTGGTGGCTCTCTACTCCAGATTTGATGTGATT AATCTGGCTGCCCAGAAGACATACAACAACCTGAACATGTCCATGCAGGAGGCCATCCGACGGCGCTGCTGTTTCATTGAGGGAGTCATCAAGTGCCTCCCCGACGAGACCCTGGAGACCGTCATTGATCGCATAATTAAGGCTGAG GTCCATCGGCTGGTCCTGGTGGACAAAGAGGACGTGTGCAGGgggatcatctctctctctgacctgctcCAGGCCATGGTGTTAAGCCCGGCAGGTATTGATGCCCTTTTAGCACCTGTGGGAGTCCGGCCCCCTTGCCCTTCCTCCATCTTCCACCGCCTCTAG
- the LOC115129620 gene encoding 5'-AMP-activated protein kinase subunit gamma-1-like isoform X3: MYPPLFCLRLTPDPTPIPLALCIPLETPAPNIDPTGLWDRQGERSLHVAGSSVYCWIMFQEMREELKNSEADAEMYMKFMKSHCCYEAIPTSCKLVIFDTTLQVKKAFFALVANGLRAAPLWDSKTQRFVGMLTITDFINILHRYYRSPLVQMNELERHQIGTWRDVYLQYSNHCLHSIAPDASLFDAIYSLLRYKIHRLPVIDPVSGNVLHILTHKRILKFLHIFYSTQKETVPKPCFMQKTIQDVGIGTFRNIATVQQTASVYDALSVFVERRVSALPVVNEQGKVVALYSRFDVINLAAQKTYNNLNMSMQEAIRRRCCFIEGVIKCLPDETLETVIDRIIKAEVHRLVLVDKEDVCRGIISLSDLLQAMVLSPAGIDALLAPVGVRPPCPSSIFHRL; the protein is encoded by the exons ATGTACCCACCCCTTTTCTGCCTGCGCCTCACCCCAGACCCCACCCCCATCCCCTTGGCCCTCTGCATACCACTTGAGACTCCTGCTCCTAATATAGACCCAACTGGTTTGTGGGacaggcagggggagaggagccTGCATGTAGCAGGATCTAGCGTTTATTGTTGG ATCATGTTTCAAGAGATGCGTGAAGAATTGAAGAATTCAG AGGCTGATGCTGAGATGTACATGAAGTTCATGAAAAGTCATTGCTGCTATGAGGCCATTCCAACCAGCTGTAAACTGGTCATATTTGACACAACACTACAA GTGAAGAAAGCCTTTTTCGCTCTTGTAGCAAACGGCTTGAGAGCTGCACCTCTCTGGGATAGCAAGACACAGAGGTTTGTGG GTATGCTGACTATAACAGATTTCATCAACATTCTCCATCGTTACTACAGGTCCCCATTG GTTCAAATGAACGAGCTGGAGAGGCATCAAATTGGAACATGGCGAG atgtGTACCTGCAATACTCCAACCACTGTCTTCACAGTATCGCTCCAGACGCCAG CCTCTTCGACGCCATCTATTCCCTACTGAGGTATAAGATCCACAGATTGCCGGTTATCGATCCCGTGTCCGGAAATGTCTTACACATTCTCACGCACAAGCGAATCCTCAAGTTTCTCCATATATTT TACTCTACACAGAAAGAGACAGTCCCAAAACCCTGCTTCATGCAGAAGACGATCCAGGACGTTGGGATCGGGACATTCCGGAACATTGCCACGGTCCAGCAGACGGCCTCAGTCTATGATGCCCTGTCTGTGTTTGTAGAGAGGAGGGTCTCCGCACTGCCCGTAGTAAACGAGCAAG GCAAGGTGGTGGCTCTCTACTCCAGATTTGATGTGATT AATCTGGCTGCCCAGAAGACATACAACAACCTGAACATGTCCATGCAGGAGGCCATCCGACGGCGCTGCTGTTTCATTGAGGGAGTCATCAAGTGCCTCCCCGACGAGACCCTGGAGACCGTCATTGATCGCATAATTAAGGCTGAG GTCCATCGGCTGGTCCTGGTGGACAAAGAGGACGTGTGCAGGgggatcatctctctctctgacctgctcCAGGCCATGGTGTTAAGCCCGGCAGGTATTGATGCCCTTTTAGCACCTGTGGGAGTCCGGCCCCCTTGCCCTTCCTCCATCTTCCACCGCCTCTAG
- the LOC115129620 gene encoding 5'-AMP-activated protein kinase subunit gamma-1-like isoform X2: MYPPLFCLRLTPDPTPIPLALCIPLETPAPNIDPTGLWDRQGERSLHVAGSSVYCWIMFQEMREELKNSEADAEMYMKFMKSHCCYEAIPTSCKLVIFDTTLQNILFLLNSAQIFSLHFPRERSWSLLVKKAFFALVANGLRAAPLWDSKTQRFVGMLTITDFINILHRYYRSPLVQMNELERHQIGTWRDVYLQYSNHCLHSIAPDASLFDAIYSLLRYKIHRLPVIDPVSGNVLHILTHKRILKFLHIFKETVPKPCFMQKTIQDVGIGTFRNIATVQQTASVYDALSVFVERRVSALPVVNEQGKVVALYSRFDVINLAAQKTYNNLNMSMQEAIRRRCCFIEGVIKCLPDETLETVIDRIIKAEVHRLVLVDKEDVCRGIISLSDLLQAMVLSPAGIDALLAPVGVRPPCPSSIFHRL, from the exons ATGTACCCACCCCTTTTCTGCCTGCGCCTCACCCCAGACCCCACCCCCATCCCCTTGGCCCTCTGCATACCACTTGAGACTCCTGCTCCTAATATAGACCCAACTGGTTTGTGGGacaggcagggggagaggagccTGCATGTAGCAGGATCTAGCGTTTATTGTTGG ATCATGTTTCAAGAGATGCGTGAAGAATTGAAGAATTCAG AGGCTGATGCTGAGATGTACATGAAGTTCATGAAAAGTCATTGCTGCTATGAGGCCATTCCAACCAGCTGTAAACTGGTCATATTTGACACAACACTACAA AACATACTCTTCCTGCTGAACTCAGCCCAGATATTCTCCCTCCACTTCCCAAGGGAAAGGTCATGGTCCCTTTTG GTGAAGAAAGCCTTTTTCGCTCTTGTAGCAAACGGCTTGAGAGCTGCACCTCTCTGGGATAGCAAGACACAGAGGTTTGTGG GTATGCTGACTATAACAGATTTCATCAACATTCTCCATCGTTACTACAGGTCCCCATTG GTTCAAATGAACGAGCTGGAGAGGCATCAAATTGGAACATGGCGAG atgtGTACCTGCAATACTCCAACCACTGTCTTCACAGTATCGCTCCAGACGCCAG CCTCTTCGACGCCATCTATTCCCTACTGAGGTATAAGATCCACAGATTGCCGGTTATCGATCCCGTGTCCGGAAATGTCTTACACATTCTCACGCACAAGCGAATCCTCAAGTTTCTCCATATATTT AAAGAGACAGTCCCAAAACCCTGCTTCATGCAGAAGACGATCCAGGACGTTGGGATCGGGACATTCCGGAACATTGCCACGGTCCAGCAGACGGCCTCAGTCTATGATGCCCTGTCTGTGTTTGTAGAGAGGAGGGTCTCCGCACTGCCCGTAGTAAACGAGCAAG GCAAGGTGGTGGCTCTCTACTCCAGATTTGATGTGATT AATCTGGCTGCCCAGAAGACATACAACAACCTGAACATGTCCATGCAGGAGGCCATCCGACGGCGCTGCTGTTTCATTGAGGGAGTCATCAAGTGCCTCCCCGACGAGACCCTGGAGACCGTCATTGATCGCATAATTAAGGCTGAG GTCCATCGGCTGGTCCTGGTGGACAAAGAGGACGTGTGCAGGgggatcatctctctctctgacctgctcCAGGCCATGGTGTTAAGCCCGGCAGGTATTGATGCCCTTTTAGCACCTGTGGGAGTCCGGCCCCCTTGCCCTTCCTCCATCTTCCACCGCCTCTAG
- the LOC115129620 gene encoding 5'-AMP-activated protein kinase subunit gamma-1-like isoform X7, translating to MEKILIRQIMFQEMREELKNSEADAEMYMKFMKSHCCYEAIPTSCKLVIFDTTLQNILFLLNSAQIFSLHFPRERSWSLLVKKAFFALVANGLRAAPLWDSKTQRFVGMLTITDFINILHRYYRSPLVQMNELERHQIGTWRDVYLQYSNHCLHSIAPDASLFDAIYSLLRYKIHRLPVIDPVSGNVLHILTHKRILKFLHIFYSTQKETVPKPCFMQKTIQDVGIGTFRNIATVQQTASVYDALSVFVERRVSALPVVNEQGKVVALYSRFDVINLAAQKTYNNLNMSMQEAIRRRCCFIEGVIKCLPDETLETVIDRIIKAEVHRLVLVDKEDVCRGIISLSDLLQAMVLSPAGIDALLAPVGVRPPCPSSIFHRL from the exons ATGGAGAAAATACTTATCAGGCAG ATCATGTTTCAAGAGATGCGTGAAGAATTGAAGAATTCAG AGGCTGATGCTGAGATGTACATGAAGTTCATGAAAAGTCATTGCTGCTATGAGGCCATTCCAACCAGCTGTAAACTGGTCATATTTGACACAACACTACAA AACATACTCTTCCTGCTGAACTCAGCCCAGATATTCTCCCTCCACTTCCCAAGGGAAAGGTCATGGTCCCTTTTG GTGAAGAAAGCCTTTTTCGCTCTTGTAGCAAACGGCTTGAGAGCTGCACCTCTCTGGGATAGCAAGACACAGAGGTTTGTGG GTATGCTGACTATAACAGATTTCATCAACATTCTCCATCGTTACTACAGGTCCCCATTG GTTCAAATGAACGAGCTGGAGAGGCATCAAATTGGAACATGGCGAG atgtGTACCTGCAATACTCCAACCACTGTCTTCACAGTATCGCTCCAGACGCCAG CCTCTTCGACGCCATCTATTCCCTACTGAGGTATAAGATCCACAGATTGCCGGTTATCGATCCCGTGTCCGGAAATGTCTTACACATTCTCACGCACAAGCGAATCCTCAAGTTTCTCCATATATTT TACTCTACACAGAAAGAGACAGTCCCAAAACCCTGCTTCATGCAGAAGACGATCCAGGACGTTGGGATCGGGACATTCCGGAACATTGCCACGGTCCAGCAGACGGCCTCAGTCTATGATGCCCTGTCTGTGTTTGTAGAGAGGAGGGTCTCCGCACTGCCCGTAGTAAACGAGCAAG GCAAGGTGGTGGCTCTCTACTCCAGATTTGATGTGATT AATCTGGCTGCCCAGAAGACATACAACAACCTGAACATGTCCATGCAGGAGGCCATCCGACGGCGCTGCTGTTTCATTGAGGGAGTCATCAAGTGCCTCCCCGACGAGACCCTGGAGACCGTCATTGATCGCATAATTAAGGCTGAG GTCCATCGGCTGGTCCTGGTGGACAAAGAGGACGTGTGCAGGgggatcatctctctctctgacctgctcCAGGCCATGGTGTTAAGCCCGGCAGGTATTGATGCCCTTTTAGCACCTGTGGGAGTCCGGCCCCCTTGCCCTTCCTCCATCTTCCACCGCCTCTAG
- the LOC115129620 gene encoding 5'-AMP-activated protein kinase subunit gamma-1-like isoform X5 codes for MYPPLFCLRLTPDPTPIPLALCIPLETPAPNIDPTGLWDRQGERSLHVAGSSVYCWIMFQEMREELKNSEADAEMYMKFMKSHCCYEAIPTSCKLVIFDTTLQVKKAFFALVANGLRAAPLWDSKTQRFVGMLTITDFINILHRYYRSPLVQMNELERHQIGTWRDVYLQYSNHCLHSIAPDASLFDAIYSLLRYKIHRLPVIDPVSGNVLHILTHKRILKFLHIFKETVPKPCFMQKTIQDVGIGTFRNIATVQQTASVYDALSVFVERRVSALPVVNEQGKVVALYSRFDVINLAAQKTYNNLNMSMQEAIRRRCCFIEGVIKCLPDETLETVIDRIIKAEVHRLVLVDKEDVCRGIISLSDLLQAMVLSPAGIDALLAPVGVRPPCPSSIFHRL; via the exons ATGTACCCACCCCTTTTCTGCCTGCGCCTCACCCCAGACCCCACCCCCATCCCCTTGGCCCTCTGCATACCACTTGAGACTCCTGCTCCTAATATAGACCCAACTGGTTTGTGGGacaggcagggggagaggagccTGCATGTAGCAGGATCTAGCGTTTATTGTTGG ATCATGTTTCAAGAGATGCGTGAAGAATTGAAGAATTCAG AGGCTGATGCTGAGATGTACATGAAGTTCATGAAAAGTCATTGCTGCTATGAGGCCATTCCAACCAGCTGTAAACTGGTCATATTTGACACAACACTACAA GTGAAGAAAGCCTTTTTCGCTCTTGTAGCAAACGGCTTGAGAGCTGCACCTCTCTGGGATAGCAAGACACAGAGGTTTGTGG GTATGCTGACTATAACAGATTTCATCAACATTCTCCATCGTTACTACAGGTCCCCATTG GTTCAAATGAACGAGCTGGAGAGGCATCAAATTGGAACATGGCGAG atgtGTACCTGCAATACTCCAACCACTGTCTTCACAGTATCGCTCCAGACGCCAG CCTCTTCGACGCCATCTATTCCCTACTGAGGTATAAGATCCACAGATTGCCGGTTATCGATCCCGTGTCCGGAAATGTCTTACACATTCTCACGCACAAGCGAATCCTCAAGTTTCTCCATATATTT AAAGAGACAGTCCCAAAACCCTGCTTCATGCAGAAGACGATCCAGGACGTTGGGATCGGGACATTCCGGAACATTGCCACGGTCCAGCAGACGGCCTCAGTCTATGATGCCCTGTCTGTGTTTGTAGAGAGGAGGGTCTCCGCACTGCCCGTAGTAAACGAGCAAG GCAAGGTGGTGGCTCTCTACTCCAGATTTGATGTGATT AATCTGGCTGCCCAGAAGACATACAACAACCTGAACATGTCCATGCAGGAGGCCATCCGACGGCGCTGCTGTTTCATTGAGGGAGTCATCAAGTGCCTCCCCGACGAGACCCTGGAGACCGTCATTGATCGCATAATTAAGGCTGAG GTCCATCGGCTGGTCCTGGTGGACAAAGAGGACGTGTGCAGGgggatcatctctctctctgacctgctcCAGGCCATGGTGTTAAGCCCGGCAGGTATTGATGCCCTTTTAGCACCTGTGGGAGTCCGGCCCCCTTGCCCTTCCTCCATCTTCCACCGCCTCTAG
- the LOC115129620 gene encoding 5'-AMP-activated protein kinase subunit gamma-1-like isoform X6 has translation MYPPLFCLRLTPDPTPIPLALCIPLETPAPNIDPTGLWDRQGERSLHVAGSSVYCWIMFQEMREELKNSEADAEMYMKFMKSHCCYEAIPTSCKLVIFDTTLQNILFLLNSAQIFSLHFPRERSWSLLVKKAFFALVANGLRAAPLWDSKTQRFVGMLTITDFINILHRYYRSPLVQMNELERHQIGTWRGDSFKCVPAILQPLSSQYRSRRQPLRRHLFPTEKETVPKPCFMQKTIQDVGIGTFRNIATVQQTASVYDALSVFVERRVSALPVVNEQGKVVALYSRFDVINLAAQKTYNNLNMSMQEAIRRRCCFIEGVIKCLPDETLETVIDRIIKAEVHRLVLVDKEDVCRGIISLSDLLQAMVLSPAGIDALLAPVGVRPPCPSSIFHRL, from the exons ATGTACCCACCCCTTTTCTGCCTGCGCCTCACCCCAGACCCCACCCCCATCCCCTTGGCCCTCTGCATACCACTTGAGACTCCTGCTCCTAATATAGACCCAACTGGTTTGTGGGacaggcagggggagaggagccTGCATGTAGCAGGATCTAGCGTTTATTGTTGG ATCATGTTTCAAGAGATGCGTGAAGAATTGAAGAATTCAG AGGCTGATGCTGAGATGTACATGAAGTTCATGAAAAGTCATTGCTGCTATGAGGCCATTCCAACCAGCTGTAAACTGGTCATATTTGACACAACACTACAA AACATACTCTTCCTGCTGAACTCAGCCCAGATATTCTCCCTCCACTTCCCAAGGGAAAGGTCATGGTCCCTTTTG GTGAAGAAAGCCTTTTTCGCTCTTGTAGCAAACGGCTTGAGAGCTGCACCTCTCTGGGATAGCAAGACACAGAGGTTTGTGG GTATGCTGACTATAACAGATTTCATCAACATTCTCCATCGTTACTACAGGTCCCCATTG GTTCAAATGAACGAGCTGGAGAGGCATCAAATTGGAACATGGCGAGGTGATTCATTCAA atgtGTACCTGCAATACTCCAACCACTGTCTTCACAGTATCGCTCCAGACGCCAG CCTCTTCGACGCCATCTATTCCCTACTGAG AAAGAGACAGTCCCAAAACCCTGCTTCATGCAGAAGACGATCCAGGACGTTGGGATCGGGACATTCCGGAACATTGCCACGGTCCAGCAGACGGCCTCAGTCTATGATGCCCTGTCTGTGTTTGTAGAGAGGAGGGTCTCCGCACTGCCCGTAGTAAACGAGCAAG GCAAGGTGGTGGCTCTCTACTCCAGATTTGATGTGATT AATCTGGCTGCCCAGAAGACATACAACAACCTGAACATGTCCATGCAGGAGGCCATCCGACGGCGCTGCTGTTTCATTGAGGGAGTCATCAAGTGCCTCCCCGACGAGACCCTGGAGACCGTCATTGATCGCATAATTAAGGCTGAG GTCCATCGGCTGGTCCTGGTGGACAAAGAGGACGTGTGCAGGgggatcatctctctctctgacctgctcCAGGCCATGGTGTTAAGCCCGGCAGGTATTGATGCCCTTTTAGCACCTGTGGGAGTCCGGCCCCCTTGCCCTTCCTCCATCTTCCACCGCCTCTAG